A window of Streptomyces sp. NBC_01224 genomic DNA:
AAGTCGCTGTGGGGCTACGGCGGCGTCGTCCAGGCCCCGGACGGGACGATCTGGAAGATCGCGACCTCGGCGAAGAAGGACACCGGCCCCGCCACCCGCGAGATCGACGAGATCGTCCTGCTGCTCGGCGTCGAGGACGTGAAGGCCACCAAGCAGTTCTACGTCGGCCGGGGCCTGACCGTGGCCAAGAGTTTCGGTGGCAAGTACACCGAGTTTGCCCCCGGTCAGTCCAGCCCCGTCAAGCTGGCGCTGTACAAGCGCCGTGCCCTTGCCAAGGACCTCGGCGTCCCCGCCGACGGCACTGGCTCGCACCGCATCGTCCTCGGCAGCACCGTCGACACCTTCACCGACCCGGACGGGTTCGCCTGGGAGGCTGCCGCGTCACTCGCCCCGACGCCGTCCTGACTCCCGCCCCGCCTCACCGTATACGAGAGGAAACCTGCCATGCCGTCCACGAAGTCGCCCGCCGAGGACTCCGGCACGACCACCGAGAAGTACAACGGATTCACCGCCGAGGAGCGGGCCGCGATGAAGGAGCACGCACGCGAGAAGAAGGCGGCGGCGCGGCGCGGTTCGTCCCGGGCGGAGAAGGAGGCGGCGGCGGAGCGGGACGTGCTCGCGAAGATCGCCGAGATGCCGGAGGCGGACCGCGTCCTCGCCGAGCGGATCCACGAGATCATCAAGACCGCGGCTCCGGACCTCGCGCCCAAGCTCTGGTACGGAATGCCCGCGTACGCCAGAGACGGCAAGGTCGTCTGCCACTTCCAGAGCGCGGAGAAGTTCAAGTCGAGGTATGCCACGCTCGGCTTCAGCGACCAGGCGGCACTCGACGACGGCGCCATGTGGTCGACCGCCTACGCCGTGAGGGAGCTGACCGCGGCCGACGAAGAGCGCATCAGCGTGCTTGTCAAGAAGGCGGTGGGCTGAGGCCGGCCGGGGCAGAACCAGCGGCGAAAGCGACCGAGCCGTGGAAGATGTCCACACGCTTGGCACAACGCGTCGCCACGGCCCGGCTGGTTCCGCAGGAAGGCGAGCCGGAACGCGTCAGTTCTGCCCTCCACCGACGCGCTCAGCCCGGCAATGCTGAGGCGGACTCGGGGGAGCGTGGCCGGGGCACACTGACCGAAAGCCCCAGGTCGAGCCGCTTGTCCATGTCGAGCCGGAACGTTACGTACGGGTTGATGTTCGACCAGAACAGCGCGGTCAGCCCACGCCGGTCCTCGTCGCTCAGCTTCTTCGCCCAGGCCGGTTCGGCGAGCACCTGCTGTAGCAGCAGGGTGTTGATGCGCACGAGACTGCTCTGGAGCAGGTGCAGGGCGAGCATCGAGGTCTCGGCGTGCTGCTGTCCGGGCCGGTCAGGGCGCCATCCTTGCCGTAGTGCAGCACGGTGTTGGCGCTGTTCCAGTTCTCCACGATCTGGAGGCCGCCATGGATCTCGCGGCGCAGGCCGGGGCTGGCGAGGTAGTCGCACGCGAAGATCGTGCGCACCGCGCGGCCCAGCTCTTCGAGGGCCCGGTAGGTGGGGTGTTTGGGGCCGCCGCGGGTGAAGCGCCGCAGTACCTGTTCCGCCTCGGCTGTGCCCAGGCGCAGGGCGGTGGCGTACCTGACCATCTGGTCGTACTGCTGGGCGATCAGGTCCCAGCGGATCGACCTGGTCAGCGAGCCGCCGAGCGGCGGCCAGCCGGGCGGGTCGTCGTCGGGCCGGTACAGGCGGATGCTGCCGATGTTCTTCAGCCTCGGCAGTAGGCGGAATTTGAGCAGCTCGGTGAAGACGAACCCGACCACGCTCGCGCCGTGTGTGTCGACGTAGTTCGACTCGATCTCGGCGTCCGTGCAGTGCCGCAGCAGGCCCTCGATCGTCGCCGCAACCTCGGACGACGAAAAGGACTTGAGCTGGGAGTAGATGCAGACGTTCTTCCGCTCGACGTGCCAGTAGATCATCACGCCGTTGCCGCCGTAGCGGGTGTGGTACTCGGTCATGAAGTTCGAGGACCAGGACCCGAAATTCTTCGAGTCCGAGGCGCACGCTGTGCCCTGTCCCGGGGTCCGAGTAGGAACGGAACAGAAACCCGGCGTAGCTGTCAGAATTTTTGACGGGCCGTGAGCAGCGCTGCCAGGGTGGCCGGGTGAGCGACGCCCCGACGATCGGTTTCCTGAAGGCGGACGTGGCGCGGTTCTGCGCCGGTCTGGATGAACTGGCCCCGGCGATCCGGCTACGGCTGCTCGTGCAGTTGCGGGCCGTGCTGGCCGAGGTGACGGATGCGGCTCTGGATGCGGGCATGGCTGCGGCGAAGGCGGAGGGCTGGGGGCTGCGGCAGATCGGCGGCCAGGTGGGCCTGTCGCACGAGAAGGTCCGCTACCGGCTCGCCCAGAGCGCGGGCAGGGACGAGCCGGCCGGGGAGCCGTCCTAGATCGTGGTGGTTTTCTCGGGCTTGGCGGCGGAACGGAGCTGTCCGCCCTGGACCTCGGCAGGCAGGGCAAAGCGTGTAGCAGTCGTGGATCTCCTTATCTGGACACCTTCGAGTGACGCTGAACCGACGCCGTGGCGGTAGAGGTACAGGTCTCGTTGGGCCATCCGAGGGCGGGCTCGGGGAGGTCGGCGTGCGGGTGGTCAAGGAACGCGATGGCAGTGTTGTAAGGCGAGTGCGGTTGGTCGATGGTGATGGTCAACCGGTCGCCGCGGCCTGCCGGTTCCTGGATCACCTGGTCGACCGGGGCTTCTCGCCGCACACGATCTGCGCGTACGCGTACGACCTGCGGCGGCTGTTCACCTTCGTTGCCGCTGAGGGCATGGACTGGCGTGAGTTCCGGGGCCCGGATGCCTTGCGGCTGCTGGCATTCCTGCGGCAAGCACCGTCGCGCCGCCCCGCCCAGCGGCTCGGCCTGACAGCCGTGGTCGGCGGCCCGGAGACACCGGGGAGCCTGCTCGCACCGGCGACGGTGAACCAGATCCTGGCCGCCGTCTCCAGCTTCTACGACTGGGCGGTGGTCGCCGAGGAGTACGACGGCGACTCCCCGATGCAAAAGCGCCTTGACCCGGCACTTGCCCGGGTGCCGGACCGGCATCAGCCGTTCATGGGCCGCGCAAGCCGTCAGCAGCCGACGCGCCGCACGGTGACGGTCAAGCAGCCGCGGCGACTGCCGCGCCCGGTGGACGAGGTGGTGCTGGAGAAGTTCATCGGCAGCCTGAAGCGGCTGCGGGCTCGCACGGCCACGGCTTCCCTCAACGCCGACGCCCGGGGCCCGCCCGAGGGAACCGCCACCCCGCGCCCCGACGTCCTCGCCACGTACCAGGCCGACGCTGCGGCCGGGCGGTGACAGGCCCGGACCGCCGCGCCAACGGTCGTGCGGCCACCACCAGTTACCGCCGCATACAGCCGGGCCTTCCAGACGATTCATGGTTCGGTCAGCCGGTTCGGCGGGAGCGGGCCAGCCAACCGAGGGTGACGGCGATCAGGCCGACCAGCATGGCGACGTAGGCGCCGCCCAGCCCGTTGCCGGTGCCGAGACCGCCGTCGGCGGTGGCCGCGACCGACCCGCCGACGACCACGGCTATCAGACCCGCCACGAGAGCCGTGACGGCCCCGTTCCGCCGGGCCCAGGTGCCGATGTGACCCTGACCGGTGGGGCGGGCCAGGGCCAGGCTGCCGTTGACCGCGCCGAGGAGACCGACCAGTGCGGCCAAGGAGGATCCGATGCGGCCGGCGCTCAGGGTGTAGACGCTTGCGGCGACCGGCTGGACAGAGGGGTCCGCGGCCGCCGGTTCGGCGAGCACGAGACCGCTGATCAGAGCGGCTCCGGCCACGGCAAGCACAGTGCGGACTGACATGAGGTGCTCCTTATCCTCACGGGAACTGGATCACCCGAGCATGTCCGCCTGACCCGCCTCCGGTCGTCCGGCGGACGCAGACACTTCGCGCTGCCGCGGACGCCGCAGGCGCCGCGCACGTACTGCTTACGTGGTATCCGATCACTCGTCCGTGAGCGGGACTCGCCCGAGGCCGCACCCGGCTAGGGTGCGCGCATGAGCACAGGATGGTCCGGTGTCCCGGCCGGTGTGAGGGACTGGGCGATCGCCGTCGGCGTGGCGGCGACGCTGCTGGTCACCGGCCTGTCCGAGCGGTACTCCGGCACGGGCCTCGCACTGCTCGGCTGCACGCTGCTGGCGGCCGGCGGCCTGGCGCTCGTCTGGCGCCGCCGGACTCCCGTTCCCGTCCTGGCCGCCACCGGGCTGTGCGCGGTGGGGTACCAGGCGGCCGGTTTCGACGTGCCCGCCGTCGCGTTCCTGTTCGCGGTGTACGCGGCCGTACGGGAGGGACACCGCAGCGTCACCGTGGTGGCGAGCGTGGCCGTGCTGGCCACGCTCCCCCTGGCGGCCCTGGCCTCGGGCCTGCACGACACGGGCGAGGCGTTCGCGCAGGCGCGCAGTGCCCTGGAGATCGCCTGGCTGATCGCTGCAGGCGCCGCGGGTGAGGCGCTGCGGCAGGCCGAGCGGCGGGCGGACGAGGCCGAGCGAACCCGGGAGGAGACCGCGCGGCGCCGCGCCGACGAGGAGCGGCTGCACATCGCGCGGGAGTTGCACGATTCGCTCACCCACCAGATCTCTGTCATCAAGGTGCAGTCCGAAGTCGCCGTCCACCTGGCTCGCAAGCGCGGTGAACAGGTACCGGATGCCCTGCTGGCGATCCGGGAGGCCGGTCGTGAGGCAACCCGGGAACTGCGGGCGACCTTGGAGGCGCTGCGCGACGACGAGACGACCCTGCCGCACGGGCTCGACCACGTCCCAGAACTGGTGGAACGGTTCCGCATGACCGGCCTGGACGCACGTTTGACGATCGAAGGACAGCGACACGACGTGCCGGCCGCGGTGGGCCGGACCGTCTACCGGATCGTTCAGGAGTCGCTCACCAACATCGCCCGTCACGCGGACGCCGCCACGGCGTCGGTCCGGATCGACTGCCGCCCGGACGTCCTCGCGATACGCATCGATGACGACGGCAAGACCGCGCCGGACACCGCCCCGACGCCCGGCATCGGGCTGCTCGGCATGCGCGAACGAGTCACCGCCCTCGGCGGTCGGCTGCGCGCGGAACCGCGCGGCGAGGGCGGCTTCACCGTCCAGGCCGAACTCCCCGTGGAGCAGACGTCGTGATCCGTGTCCTGCTGGTCGACGACCAGCCGCTCATTCGCAGCGGATTCCGTGCGCTCCTCGACCTCGAAGACGACATCGAGGTGGTCGCCGAGGCCGCCGACGGGAAGGAGGGCCTGGCTCTGGCCAGGGAATACCTGCCCGACGTCGCTCTCATCGACATCCAGATGCCGGTCATCGACGGCATCGAAGCGACCCGGCGCATCGCCGCGGACCCGACCCTGGCCCGGGTGCACGTCGTCATCCTGACCAACTACGGCTTGGACGAATACGTCTTCAACGCGCTGCGCGCCGGCGCGGCCGGATTCCTCGTCAAGGACATCGTGCCGGAAGACTTCCTGCACGCCGTACGCGTCGCCGCGCGCGGCGACGCCCTGC
This region includes:
- a CDS encoding iron chaperone; translation: MPSTKSPAEDSGTTTEKYNGFTAEERAAMKEHAREKKAAARRGSSRAEKEAAAERDVLAKIAEMPEADRVLAERIHEIIKTAAPDLAPKLWYGMPAYARDGKVVCHFQSAEKFKSRYATLGFSDQAALDDGAMWSTAYAVRELTAADEERISVLVKKAVG
- a CDS encoding glyoxalase — encoded protein: MVMATTTSTAANTSLASVTLEVADREAARRFYSAFGVDTYIRLRASEAHSTGFRGFTLALTVSGPATVDSFLGAAVDAGATVLKPAAKSLWGYGGVVQAPDGTIWKIATSAKKDTGPATREIDEIVLLLGVEDVKATKQFYVGRGLTVAKSFGGKYTEFAPGQSSPVKLALYKRRALAKDLGVPADGTGSHRIVLGSTVDTFTDPDGFAWEAAASLAPTPS
- a CDS encoding response regulator transcription factor, whose translation is MIRVLLVDDQPLIRSGFRALLDLEDDIEVVAEAADGKEGLALAREYLPDVALIDIQMPVIDGIEATRRIAADPTLARVHVVILTNYGLDEYVFNALRAGAAGFLVKDIVPEDFLHAVRVAARGDALLAPSITRKLINRYVTQPLNTGTDTALEGLTNREREAVALVAQGLSNNQIADRMVISPMTAKTHINRAMTKLHARDRAQLVVLAYESGLVTPRNS
- a CDS encoding sensor histidine kinase encodes the protein MSTGWSGVPAGVRDWAIAVGVAATLLVTGLSERYSGTGLALLGCTLLAAGGLALVWRRRTPVPVLAATGLCAVGYQAAGFDVPAVAFLFAVYAAVREGHRSVTVVASVAVLATLPLAALASGLHDTGEAFAQARSALEIAWLIAAGAAGEALRQAERRADEAERTREETARRRADEERLHIARELHDSLTHQISVIKVQSEVAVHLARKRGEQVPDALLAIREAGREATRELRATLEALRDDETTLPHGLDHVPELVERFRMTGLDARLTIEGQRHDVPAAVGRTVYRIVQESLTNIARHADAATASVRIDCRPDVLAIRIDDDGKTAPDTAPTPGIGLLGMRERVTALGGRLRAEPRGEGGFTVQAELPVEQTS
- a CDS encoding site-specific integrase, whose amino-acid sequence is MRLVDGDGQPVAAACRFLDHLVDRGFSPHTICAYAYDLRRLFTFVAAEGMDWREFRGPDALRLLAFLRQAPSRRPAQRLGLTAVVGGPETPGSLLAPATVNQILAAVSSFYDWAVVAEEYDGDSPMQKRLDPALARVPDRHQPFMGRASRQQPTRRTVTVKQPRRLPRPVDEVVLEKFIGSLKRLRARTATASLNADARGPPEGTATPRPDVLATYQADAAAGR
- a CDS encoding DUF6223 family protein, with the translated sequence MSVRTVLAVAGAALISGLVLAEPAAADPSVQPVAASVYTLSAGRIGSSLAALVGLLGAVNGSLALARPTGQGHIGTWARRNGAVTALVAGLIAVVVGGSVAATADGGLGTGNGLGGAYVAMLVGLIAVTLGWLARSRRTG